Within Fusarium fujikuroi IMI 58289 draft genome, chromosome FFUJ_chr08, the genomic segment CCCGGGACATCTGGACAGTGTTGCTGCGGAAAGAATATACGCCTCGCACATCTTCAGTTGTTAGAGATAACTGCAATTCGGAATTCGACAGATTGACTCACCATCAGGAATGGCACTTGCCCTCTGGAGATGTTCGAGACGTGTGTCAAGAACTCTGTagacatccatccattgatCTGCAAGGTTAGTGAGGGGGTTCATGTGGATGTATTCATTTAGGCTTACTGTGTTCGGTCATCTGATGCATGGTGTCAGTCTTCGTTGTTGCTTCTtattctcatcctcaaaatGACTCACCACGTAGAGCAGCTTTCCATCCTTGCTAGAATAGGAGTTTCGTGGACCATCACCCTCAGTTGGACTTAGGTTGATCGACAAAGGCGTAGCAGTGCCGTTTTCCGCAATGTCGTACATAAAGATGGAGTTCATTCCCCTGCTTGGAGTTAGTCATATCATCTGTAGCGGAGGTTTGGTACTTACAAATGAGGGACAAAGCCCTTtctgttgacgttgatgtcAAAGGCATGAGCACCATAGAGCTTGGATATCTGTGAGCACTAGCAAATGAGACGAAAATATTATACGAACTTACAACAGCcgctcttgtcttgttcaCATTTTTTATTTCCTCCTCCGGCACCATGTAAAGCTCCTGAATCTGCTCACCGATAGCACCATTCTCAGTGAGGGCATGGATAGCAGCAGTTGAGCCACCAGAAGAGAAAGCCAGGTTGCCATCGTCCGAGAAGTAACAAGACGAAGAGGCTTGTATTAATCAGCAAAAGAAGCTTCAACATGTCTGTACACCTGACTTACTGATATTGACCGTGTCAAGATGGGTGAACTGGTAGTTCTCATCAACCGACCACGAGAACAGCTGAGGAGGCTCGCTCATGGCAGTGGCATAGACCCGGTCTTTCGCAGCATTACTTGTGACAAATTGATGAAGGCCAAAGCCTGGAACAGTGGCGTTCAGAGTCAATGTCTTAGCAATCGTGTCGAAGGCAAGGAGGAACAGTGTTTTGTTGGTATAAGAGCCTGACACAAGGTGGTGTACGGAGCTCCCGTACGAGTTGGCGAACTCAATTGCGGGCATGATGAAAAGATCGCGAGCAAACTTTATGTTCTTTTGCAATTGAAAGGCTCTTTTGCTTGATTGCCATCTCAACGAAGCTCGTTGGCCTGGCTTATATAC encodes:
- a CDS encoding related to muconate cycloisomerase I, with protein sequence MPAIEFANSYGSSVHHLVSGSYTNKTLFLLAFDTIAKTLTLNATVPGFGLHQFVTSNAAKDRVYATAMSEPPQLFSWSVDENYQFTHLDTVNITSSSCYFSDDGNLAFSSGGSTAAIHALTENGAIGEQIQELYMVPEEEIKNVNKTRAAVLYGAHAFDINVNRKGFVPHLGMNSIFMYDIAENGTATPLSINLSPTEGDGPRNSYSSKDGKLLYVMTEHNQWMDVYRVLDTRLEHLQRASAIPDDVRGVYSFRSNTVQMSRDGKYLFTSTRSWNNTEANGYVAAFALSDDGLLKSEKAVAFYEAPVTLGSAGGLRVAPWQDGTNSNPNGITDYMYLSDTSEGWMFILGWTPSNHTLDVVASLHYPDNSTPYEATWLD